The following coding sequences lie in one Cronobacter universalis NCTC 9529 genomic window:
- a CDS encoding LacI family DNA-binding transcriptional regulator → MSTINDVARLARVSKATVSRVLSGNRGVKEESRLAVLRAAEMLNYQPNAIAQSLSSQMTHCIGVICASEHIQQATCWLQALEKELSRHGKHLLLRFASSAQEVTRARAELNSGLCDALMIVGARFPLPALDDDVILVDCLSAATSQGIQFDWLFAAQTAVQYLCSHQRRDIALINFPAGDAAAEILQGYRQAAENHLIPFHRQRVIEDETVLRIALQKLINSGVKFNALLVTDDSQAREAVAMLREYRFAVPGQVLVFSLESSGRGMGLESVPAIGYSLESIARQAVALLSGGAPGERVRGTLVSA, encoded by the coding sequence ATGTCCACCATTAATGATGTCGCGCGCCTGGCGCGCGTCTCGAAAGCCACCGTTTCCCGCGTGCTGAGCGGCAATCGCGGCGTGAAGGAAGAGAGCCGTCTCGCGGTGCTGCGCGCCGCCGAGATGCTGAACTATCAGCCGAACGCCATTGCGCAGTCGCTCTCCAGCCAGATGACCCACTGTATCGGCGTGATTTGCGCCAGCGAACATATTCAACAGGCCACCTGCTGGTTACAGGCGCTGGAAAAAGAGCTCAGCCGACACGGCAAACATCTGCTGCTGCGCTTTGCAAGTTCCGCGCAGGAAGTGACGCGCGCCCGCGCCGAACTCAATTCCGGCCTGTGCGACGCGCTGATGATTGTCGGCGCCCGCTTTCCTCTGCCCGCGCTTGATGATGATGTGATTCTGGTGGATTGTTTAAGCGCCGCCACGTCGCAGGGCATTCAGTTCGACTGGCTCTTTGCCGCCCAGACGGCGGTGCAGTATTTATGCAGCCACCAGCGGCGCGATATCGCGTTGATTAACTTTCCGGCGGGCGACGCGGCGGCGGAGATTTTACAGGGGTATCGCCAGGCGGCGGAAAACCACCTGATCCCGTTTCATCGTCAGCGCGTCATCGAAGATGAGACGGTGCTGCGTATCGCCCTGCAAAAGCTTATCAACAGCGGCGTGAAGTTTAATGCGCTGCTGGTGACCGACGACAGCCAGGCGCGCGAAGCGGTGGCGATGCTGCGCGAATACCGTTTCGCGGTGCCAGGGCAGGTGCTGGTGTTCAGTCTTGAGAGTTCAGGGCGCGGAATGGGGCTGGAGAGCGTTCCGGCCATCGGGTATTCGCTGGAGAGTATCGCCCGGCAGGCGGTGGCGCTGCTTTCCGGCGGCGCGCCGGGCGAACGGGTGCGGGGTACGCTGGTGAGCGCCTGA
- the mdtK gene encoding MdtK family multidrug efflux MATE transporter has product MQKYFVEARQLLALAIPVIFAQIAQTSMGVVDTIMAGGYSATDMAAVAIGTSIWLPAILFGHGLLLALTPVIAQLNGSGRRDRIAHQVQQGFVLAGLVSVLIMIVLWNAGHIIRAMHNIDPVLADTAVNYLRALLWGVPGYLFFQVMRNQCEGLAKTTPGMAMGFIGLLVNIPVNYIFIYGHFGMPELGGVGCGVATASVYWVMFFCMRLWVKHARSMRDIRLQPDASRFDWPVIRRLAQIGMPVALALFFEVTLFAVVALLVSPLGIVDVAGHQIALNFSSLMFVLPMSMSAAVTIRVGFRLGQGSTLEAQTSARTGIVVGICLAVGTALFTVVFREPIALLYNDNPEVVTLASHLMLLAAIYQISDSIQVIGSGVLRGYKDTRSIFFITFIAYWVLGLPSGYILGLTDWVVEPMGPAGFWFGFILGLTSAAIMMMWRMRYLQRLPSETILARAAR; this is encoded by the coding sequence GTGCAGAAGTATTTTGTCGAAGCGCGTCAGTTATTAGCTCTGGCAATCCCGGTGATTTTCGCGCAAATCGCCCAGACCTCAATGGGGGTTGTCGATACCATCATGGCCGGCGGCTACAGCGCCACGGATATGGCGGCGGTCGCCATCGGGACCTCGATCTGGCTGCCTGCCATCCTCTTCGGCCATGGCCTGCTGCTGGCGCTCACGCCAGTCATCGCTCAGCTTAACGGCTCAGGCCGCCGCGACCGCATCGCGCATCAGGTACAGCAAGGTTTTGTACTGGCGGGGCTGGTGTCGGTGCTTATCATGATTGTGTTATGGAACGCCGGTCATATCATCCGCGCGATGCATAACATCGATCCCGTACTCGCCGATACCGCGGTGAATTACCTGCGTGCGCTGCTGTGGGGCGTGCCGGGCTATCTTTTCTTCCAGGTGATGCGTAACCAGTGCGAAGGGCTTGCCAAAACCACGCCAGGTATGGCGATGGGCTTTATCGGGCTGCTGGTGAATATTCCGGTGAACTATATCTTCATTTACGGTCATTTCGGCATGCCGGAACTGGGCGGCGTCGGCTGCGGCGTGGCGACGGCGTCGGTGTACTGGGTGATGTTTTTCTGTATGCGTCTGTGGGTGAAACACGCGCGCTCGATGCGTGATATTCGCCTGCAACCGGACGCCAGCCGCTTTGACTGGCCGGTTATCCGTCGTCTGGCGCAGATTGGGATGCCGGTGGCGCTGGCGCTGTTTTTCGAAGTCACGCTGTTTGCGGTCGTGGCGCTGTTAGTGTCGCCGCTCGGGATTGTCGATGTGGCGGGCCATCAGATTGCCCTCAACTTTAGTTCGCTGATGTTTGTACTGCCGATGTCGATGAGCGCCGCGGTGACCATTCGCGTGGGTTTCCGTCTGGGCCAGGGGTCGACGCTTGAGGCGCAGACCTCCGCACGCACCGGTATTGTGGTCGGCATCTGCCTCGCGGTGGGGACAGCGCTCTTTACCGTCGTGTTCCGCGAGCCCATCGCCCTGCTCTATAACGACAACCCGGAAGTGGTTACCCTCGCCTCGCACCTGATGCTGCTGGCGGCGATTTACCAGATTTCGGATTCCATTCAGGTGATCGGCAGCGGCGTGCTGCGCGGCTATAAAGATACGCGCTCAATTTTCTTTATTACGTTTATCGCCTACTGGGTGTTGGGTCTGCCGAGCGGCTACATCCTGGGGCTGACCGACTGGGTTGTGGAACCAATGGGCCCGGCGGGCTTCTGGTTCGGCTTTATCCTCGGCCTGACCTCGGCCGCCATCATGATGATGTGGCGCATGCGTTACCTGCAACGCCTGCCGTCGGAAACCATCCTGGCGCGCGCCGCGCGCTAA
- a CDS encoding riboflavin synthase produces the protein MFTGIVQGTAKIVAIDEKPNFRTHVVELPDELLPGLETGASVAHNGCCLTVTEINGNRVSFDLMKETLRITNLGDLQPGDVVNIERAAKFSDEIGGHLMSGHIMTTAEVAKILTSENNRQIWFKIQDPTLMKYILHKGYIGIDGISLTVGEVTATRFCVFLIPETLQRTTLGTKKLGQRVNIEIDPQTQAVVDTVERVLASREAAAAITAQLHPAE, from the coding sequence ATGTTTACCGGTATTGTTCAGGGCACCGCGAAAATCGTGGCTATCGATGAAAAACCGAATTTCCGCACCCATGTGGTGGAGCTGCCGGATGAGCTGCTGCCGGGGCTTGAGACCGGCGCATCGGTGGCGCACAACGGCTGCTGCCTGACGGTAACGGAAATTAACGGCAACCGCGTCAGCTTCGATTTAATGAAAGAGACGCTGCGTATTACCAATCTCGGGGATTTACAGCCGGGCGACGTGGTGAACATTGAACGCGCCGCGAAATTCAGCGATGAAATTGGCGGTCATTTAATGTCCGGGCATATTATGACCACGGCGGAGGTTGCGAAGATCCTGACGTCGGAAAATAACCGGCAGATCTGGTTTAAAATTCAGGACCCGACGCTGATGAAGTATATCCTGCACAAAGGCTATATCGGCATCGACGGTATCAGCCTGACGGTCGGGGAAGTGACGGCGACGCGCTTCTGCGTTTTCCTGATCCCGGAAACACTCCAGCGCACCACGCTTGGCACCAAAAAGCTGGGTCAGCGGGTGAATATTGAAATCGATCCGCAGACCCAGGCCGTGGTGGATACAGTTGAGCGTGTATTAGCGTCTCGCGAAGCCGCGGCGGCGATTACCGCGCAGCTGCATCCCGCAGAATAA
- a CDS encoding DUF6402 family protein — protein sequence MSEIKVISSLTEQEDNQQKVPVRLFKITDIPEVMESMGWVVAARFMRKWFYDPFYEMSKEEKLNKVDMALIDKCHIVDDISFEWLCTASERVSPVIDDVLESISIVREFNDTLGKIEGGVKQLSNGLIAIINCLYKQGLVDLKTYSIKNIALDYEELSAIELDRKSQFNYFSIGSTLWEKATDELDDVYGALGSFIVKIAFLNLIVSSDNDGFYRIEINQIGLYVRDTYEFMNNGNDQPLGYWGWHGVIKPGLINELFESEVVSKNGNDYYRVTNNSFVEYRQKCKKESNMKTGDFFVYSTVKKIPVDVIVHISKLDLLEYQSRSDKVA from the coding sequence ATGAGTGAGATAAAAGTTATATCCAGCCTCACTGAACAGGAGGATAATCAGCAAAAAGTGCCTGTTCGGTTGTTTAAAATAACAGACATACCTGAGGTAATGGAAAGTATGGGGTGGGTTGTTGCAGCAAGATTCATGAGAAAATGGTTTTACGATCCGTTTTATGAAATGAGCAAGGAAGAGAAACTTAACAAAGTTGACATGGCTCTAATAGATAAATGTCATATAGTCGATGATATCTCGTTTGAGTGGCTTTGTACTGCGTCTGAAAGAGTATCGCCAGTAATTGACGATGTTCTGGAAAGCATTTCTATAGTTCGAGAGTTTAATGATACTTTAGGTAAAATAGAGGGAGGGGTTAAACAGCTTTCCAATGGGCTGATAGCAATAATTAATTGTCTGTATAAACAAGGTTTGGTTGATTTAAAAACATATTCGATAAAAAATATAGCGCTTGATTATGAAGAATTATCCGCGATTGAGCTTGATAGAAAAAGTCAATTTAATTACTTCTCAATCGGGAGTACTTTATGGGAGAAAGCTACTGATGAATTAGATGATGTTTATGGTGCGCTTGGAAGTTTTATCGTTAAAATTGCCTTTTTAAACCTAATAGTATCTAGTGATAACGACGGTTTTTATAGGATTGAGATTAATCAAATTGGTTTATATGTGAGGGATACCTATGAATTTATGAATAATGGGAATGATCAGCCTCTTGGTTATTGGGGGTGGCATGGTGTAATAAAACCTGGTTTAATAAATGAGCTTTTTGAAAGTGAAGTGGTCAGTAAAAATGGTAATGATTATTATAGAGTAACTAATAATTCATTTGTTGAGTATAGACAAAAATGCAAAAAAGAAAGCAACATGAAAACAGGGGATTTTTTTGTTTATTCCACAGTTAAAAAAATACCTGTAGATGTCATTGTTCATATCAGTAAATTAGATTTGTTAGAATACCAGTCGAGGAGTGATAAAGTTGCGTAG
- a CDS encoding glycoside hydrolase family 1 protein, with product MHYSFPEGFWWGSASSAPQTEGESLSHGKTPTTWDHWFRLQPERFHHGVGPAQTSTFYQHWKEDIALLKALNHNTFRTSVSWARLIPDGTGAVNQEAVAFYNQVIDELLRQGITPFINLFHFDMPLSLQEQGGFENRKVIDAFEAYARTCFELFGDRVTHWFTFNEPIVPVEGGYLYDFHYPNVVDFRRAATVAYHTMLAHARAVKAYHERNDGGEIGIILNLTPSYPRSQNPADVKAAHIADLMFNRSFLDPALRGSYPEDLVALLAQYDQLPACQPGDKELLAAGVVDLLGINYYQPRRIQCRDSQVNPDSPFMPEWFFSAYEMPGRKMNPYRGWEIYEKGVYDILTRLRVEYGNPRCYISENGMGVENEQRFERDGQIQDDYRIEFVRDHLKWLHKGISEGSRCLGYHMWTFIDNWSWCNAYKNRYGFVSLDLESQKRTIKKSGEWYRQVAARNGFDE from the coding sequence ATGCACTACTCATTTCCTGAAGGATTCTGGTGGGGCAGCGCCAGCTCGGCGCCGCAAACCGAAGGTGAAAGTCTGAGCCACGGCAAAACGCCCACGACCTGGGACCACTGGTTCCGCCTGCAGCCGGAGCGTTTTCACCACGGCGTTGGCCCCGCGCAGACCTCCACGTTTTATCAGCACTGGAAAGAAGATATCGCGCTGCTGAAAGCGCTTAATCACAACACCTTCCGCACGTCTGTCTCCTGGGCGCGCCTGATCCCGGACGGCACCGGCGCGGTAAACCAGGAGGCGGTCGCCTTTTATAACCAGGTGATTGATGAGCTGCTGCGCCAGGGCATCACGCCGTTTATTAACCTGTTCCATTTCGATATGCCGCTGTCGCTTCAGGAACAGGGCGGCTTCGAGAACCGCAAAGTCATCGACGCGTTTGAAGCTTACGCCCGCACCTGCTTTGAGCTGTTTGGCGACCGTGTCACTCACTGGTTCACCTTCAACGAGCCGATTGTGCCGGTGGAAGGCGGTTACCTGTATGACTTCCACTATCCGAACGTCGTTGATTTCCGCCGTGCCGCGACGGTGGCCTATCACACGATGCTGGCCCACGCCCGCGCAGTGAAGGCCTATCACGAGCGTAACGACGGCGGCGAAATCGGCATTATCCTGAACCTCACCCCTTCTTACCCGCGTTCGCAAAACCCGGCGGACGTAAAAGCGGCGCATATCGCCGATCTGATGTTTAACCGCAGCTTCCTCGACCCGGCGCTGCGCGGCAGTTACCCGGAGGATTTAGTGGCGCTGCTGGCGCAGTATGATCAGCTGCCAGCGTGCCAGCCCGGCGATAAAGAGCTGCTGGCGGCGGGTGTGGTGGATCTGCTCGGCATCAACTACTATCAGCCGCGTCGCATACAGTGCCGCGATTCGCAGGTCAACCCGGACAGCCCGTTTATGCCGGAGTGGTTCTTCAGCGCTTATGAAATGCCGGGCCGCAAAATGAACCCGTACCGCGGCTGGGAGATTTATGAGAAAGGCGTCTACGACATCCTCACCCGCCTGCGTGTAGAGTATGGCAACCCGCGCTGCTATATCTCGGAAAACGGCATGGGCGTTGAGAATGAACAGCGCTTTGAGCGCGACGGGCAGATTCAGGATGATTACCGCATCGAGTTTGTGCGCGATCACCTGAAATGGCTGCATAAGGGCATCAGCGAAGGCAGCCGCTGTCTGGGCTACCACATGTGGACCTTTATTGATAACTGGTCCTGGTGCAACGCTTACAAGAACCGCTACGGCTTTGTATCGCTCGATCTGGAAAGCCAGAAACGTACGATCAAAAAGAGCGGCGAGTGGTACCGCCAGGTGGCGGCCAGGAACGGGTTTGATGAGTAA
- a CDS encoding type VI secretion system Vgr family protein yields the protein MDTEHEFKTKKSLSRYVLTIHNSDITADVLRFRGREALSEPFCWNIEFTTPKADIRPEQALMKYASLGMQGGRTVYGIITRLEWFSTSADQSHYSVTLSSRLALLSHTRQCRVFLNQSVPEVVEQVLREHGLEGEDFDFRLEREYPERELITQWRETDLGFIQRLLSEVGIWWRTEMDNMRGLDVTIFADTQLNYHFDVRLPYREPSGLHDGAQEAVWGVRTWHNAVTGGVQTRDYHYPDATTPLDATVRVRSAAITTGEHYRYAEPYQAQGDDTDPEPDSESGAFYARIRHERELNPSLRVHLFSNAWALTPGMVLEPQGDVIRALKEGVIITLTTFRASRDSRLHVSVWGMPYSERYCYRPPEIPRPEIHGTVPARVESRDPKDTYAWLDDAGRYRVKLDMDRGDSDSGYSYLWVRLAKPYAGETYGWHTPLLAGTEVSVAFDGGDPDRPYIAHAFHDSAHPDVVNRDNRSRNILRTPAQNELRMEDKRGEEHIHLTTEYGKTQLGEGRLVDGQDKPRGAGFELRTDEYGVIRVAKGLFISADGQQKAAGEVLDRETALKEIDLCLQQIAQLSAAADAANALQADIASQSAMFGERLKPLNEMIHMSAPAGMAFTSGEHMQLTATKNVAVNAGGDISMGVMGNMTTLAGEKLGLFARSGPLSLKSGEGPVEVQAQNGGMQLAAEKKLTLTSVSDISFAGKKRITLIGGGCYLKLEAGKIEYGTPQVYLRKVEKTYLGASKSRQVEFPYLPGKGGIYSRGFILLDDRTNVPVAGIRYLLALSSGEQLEHYSDNKGCTHIVSHKEQCEVELTVLRQESLIIG from the coding sequence GCCGTTTTGCTGGAATATCGAATTTACCACCCCGAAGGCAGACATACGGCCAGAACAGGCGCTGATGAAATACGCAAGCCTCGGAATGCAGGGCGGCAGAACGGTTTACGGCATTATTACCCGGCTGGAGTGGTTCTCCACCAGCGCAGATCAGTCGCACTACAGCGTGACGCTCTCCTCCCGGCTGGCGCTGCTGTCTCACACGCGTCAGTGTCGCGTGTTTCTCAACCAGTCGGTGCCGGAAGTGGTGGAGCAGGTGCTGCGTGAGCATGGCCTGGAAGGGGAGGATTTTGATTTCCGGCTGGAGCGGGAATACCCGGAGCGCGAGCTTATTACCCAGTGGCGCGAGACTGACCTTGGGTTTATTCAGCGGCTGCTGTCAGAAGTGGGGATCTGGTGGCGCACGGAGATGGACAACATGCGCGGTCTGGATGTGACTATTTTTGCCGACACCCAGCTTAACTATCATTTTGACGTTCGCCTGCCGTACCGCGAGCCGTCCGGCCTGCATGACGGCGCGCAGGAGGCGGTGTGGGGCGTGCGGACCTGGCATAACGCCGTCACCGGCGGGGTGCAGACGCGCGATTACCATTACCCTGACGCCACCACGCCGCTGGACGCCACCGTCAGGGTGCGCAGCGCGGCGATCACCACCGGTGAGCATTACCGCTACGCGGAGCCGTACCAGGCGCAGGGCGATGACACCGATCCCGAGCCCGACAGCGAGAGCGGGGCGTTTTACGCGCGTATCCGTCACGAGCGTGAGCTGAACCCCTCGCTGCGTGTGCATCTTTTCAGCAACGCCTGGGCGCTCACGCCGGGGATGGTGCTGGAGCCGCAGGGCGACGTCATCCGCGCGCTGAAAGAGGGGGTGATTATCACGCTTACCACCTTTCGCGCCTCGCGCGATTCGCGGCTGCACGTGTCGGTGTGGGGGATGCCGTACAGCGAACGCTACTGCTACCGCCCGCCAGAAATCCCGCGCCCGGAAATACACGGCACGGTGCCGGCGCGGGTGGAAAGCCGGGACCCGAAGGACACATACGCCTGGCTGGACGACGCGGGCCGTTACCGCGTGAAGCTGGACATGGACCGCGGGGACAGCGATAGCGGTTACAGCTACCTGTGGGTACGCCTTGCGAAGCCGTATGCGGGCGAGACGTACGGCTGGCACACGCCGCTGCTGGCCGGCACAGAGGTGTCCGTCGCCTTTGACGGCGGCGACCCGGACCGGCCGTATATCGCGCACGCGTTTCATGATTCGGCGCACCCGGATGTGGTTAACCGCGACAACCGCAGCCGCAATATCCTGCGCACGCCAGCGCAGAATGAGCTGCGCATGGAAGATAAACGGGGCGAAGAGCATATCCACCTGACCACCGAGTACGGTAAAACGCAGCTCGGTGAAGGCCGGCTGGTGGACGGGCAGGATAAACCGCGCGGGGCGGGCTTTGAACTGCGCACCGACGAATACGGCGTCATCCGCGTGGCGAAGGGGCTGTTCATCAGCGCCGACGGCCAGCAGAAGGCCGCAGGCGAGGTACTGGACCGGGAAACGGCGCTGAAGGAAATCGACCTGTGCCTGCAGCAGATAGCACAGCTCTCCGCTGCGGCAGACGCGGCGAACGCGCTGCAGGCGGACATCGCCAGCCAGAGCGCGATGTTCGGCGAACGGCTGAAACCCCTGAACGAAATGATACACATGTCCGCACCGGCAGGGATGGCGTTCACCAGCGGAGAGCACATGCAGCTTACGGCCACAAAAAACGTGGCGGTGAATGCTGGCGGCGATATCAGCATGGGCGTTATGGGCAACATGACCACGCTGGCGGGTGAAAAACTGGGGCTGTTCGCCCGCAGCGGGCCGCTGAGCCTGAAATCGGGCGAAGGCCCAGTGGAGGTGCAGGCGCAGAACGGCGGCATGCAGCTGGCGGCAGAGAAGAAACTCACCCTGACGTCGGTGAGTGATATCTCCTTTGCAGGCAAAAAGCGCATCACCTTAATCGGCGGCGGATGTTACCTGAAGCTGGAGGCCGGGAAAATAGAATACGGGACACCGCAGGTATATCTGAGGAAGGTGGAGAAAACTTATCTGGGAGCGAGTAAATCCCGGCAGGTTGAATTCCCCTATCTGCCCGGTAAGGGGGGTATTTATAGCAGAGGTTTTATTCTGCTTGATGACAGAACAAATGTGCCAGTCGCAGGAATAAGATACCTATTGGCGTTGTCATCAGGAGAACAACTAGAGCATTATTCAGATAACAAAGGATGTACTCATATTGTGAGCCATAAAGAGCAATGTGAAGTTGAGTTGACGGTTTTAAGACAAGAATCTTTGATAATAGGTTAA